The genomic region CTTAAGGGGCGTAGACCTAAACGGTCAAGTCTAGCACCGACTTTGGTCCCGTCAGAAAATAATAGCGCAGCTGGGCCATCATTTTTTTCTTCATAAAGAGAGAAGTATTCGTACATGTCTCTAATTAAGGGATCAATATCATGCTTATTTTCCCAAGCGGGAGGCATCATCGCTAATACAGCGGTTGCAATATCCATATCATCTTCAATCACGCGTCTTTGTAAGGTCTGATCTAAGCGAGCTGAATCTGATTGTCCTTTTGGGAAAATGATTTTTTTGTTTTTCTGTTTAGCAATAGCATCTTCTGATAAACGATTTTTTTTGTCTGTATTGAGTTCGCCATTATGAGCCATGCGACGGAAGGGTTGAGCCATAAAAGTAGCAGGGGCCGTATTTGTCGAAAATCTTGTATGAAACAAAAAGACGCGTATAGCCATGTCTAAATCAGTAAGGTCCCTGAAGTAGGGGACAACTTCACCTGAATTTAAACGGCCTTTATAAACAATAGTTTTTGAGCTCATTGAAAGAGGATAAAATCCATTGAGGCTAGGGTCAGAATAGCCTGTAGATTCTATTTCGGTGAGTGCTTCATTAATAAGGTTTTCAAATGAAAATGCAGTATTACAACTTTCAGGTTTACCAAAGATAAGTTGATATATAGGCAGTTGAGCTTTAACTGCAGCATCATTCAAGGCTTTATGATTTACGGGAACATCACGCCATTTCAAAATGGGGATTTGATACTTTTTTAGCACATCTTCGATGAGTGTTCGAACTTTAGGATTTTGTTGTGCGTCTTTCGGAAAGAAAAAATTGGCGACACCAAAGTTTCCAAGTTGGATATTGTCATCTTCAAGAACTTTTCTAAAAAAGTTGAGAGATAAATCAATGTTGACTCCTGCGCCATCGCCAATGCCTTCTGCACTCATACCACCACGGTGAGGGATAACGCAAAGTGCTTCGTGGCCTTTTAATAATACATCGTGACTCTGTTGACCGTCTTTACGAGTTATAAAACCAACGCCACAGTTGTCGTGATATTTATCTTCATCATATAATAATTGTTTTTTCATTAATCTTAGACCTTATCAATTTTATCTGCCCACGGCAGAGTTACCTCTAATTATATATAAAGGTTTAGTTAAATTTATAAGTCCAATAAGTCTATGAATTCTGATATTACAATATTGTTCTATTTATTTTTGATAAAAAATAAATTAAAACACCATTATTATATAGTGTATCTTGCTGTTTTTAAGTAGTTTACATATATTTAAAGAGAGTCCCTATGAGCGTCTTTAAGCTTTGATGATTACATTTTAGGTATGACTTTTAATGTATTTTAATGGGCATTGATTACGTTTATGTAAAATTACAAAGATCACAATACATAAATAGCTTCATGTGATGGTTTTTGTCTTTATGGGGGATTGATGTAGTTAAAAACTACGATTGGAACTAAGGTCGAAAAGGATTGGGATTAGTCTTTAACCAATTCTCTAATTCTTCAAAAGAGAGAGAAGAAACCATCAGGCGGCGGCTTTTCCCTTTTACAGCAATTTTGTATTCGCGTTTTAGTATGTCGGAATCATTGAGTGATGAAAAACAATGGTTCATCACAATATTACCGTGAAGAGTTTTTGAAGCTTCTTCCAAGCGAAATGCAGTATTGACAACATCTCCTAAAATAGTATTTTCACTCATCGCCACGGATCCCATGTTAATACCACAACCTATATCGATATTATCAGGTACTTCGGGATGGATTTTTGGCAGGGTTTTAGTTAAGCGATGTATATCGTATGCGGCATCTAGAATTAATGGGACAGCAGCAGGGTCGGGGTGTTTAAGTTCCCATTTAGCTAAAACACAATCGCCAATAAATTTATCAACGACCCCGAAGTTTCTTTCAATGATATTTCTTGTTGCTTTAAACCAGTAAGTCATTGCGTTAGTTAAAGTCTCTATGGGCAGAGTTTCAGACATTTGAGTGAAATTCCGGATATCTGCAACCAAAATAATAACAGAACGAATCTCGGGGCTAACTTGAACGTCACTATGTTGATATGATTTAAGCCCACTTACGGGAGAATTTTCATGCTTATGAAAAATCATTTTGGTTGTGCCAATTGTTAGACTGTCTCGATCAGAAAGAAGCATGGGGTTATTTATACGTTGATTGTTTAAATAAACACCATTGCGACTGCCCATATCTATTAAATAGTATTTGTCTTTACCCACATAATTAATAACGGCATGATTACGAGAGCAGAGAGGATCTGATAGCTGAACGACATTTGTAGAATCTCTTCCTATGGGAGTGATAGGAAGACAATGAACCTGTTGTGTGGATTTATCCTTGTTTACAATTTCAACAAAAGAAGTCATTAAGCATAGCCATGTTTTTATTATTATACCTCAAGATAGACAATCTCATTTTCATGAGCCCATAACTTACAATGAAGTTCTTAAGCTAGTGAAACAATGCTAAGCAGAGCCTCAAGCTATTTCTTTACTGTTTATTAATTGTTTTTTAAATATACGAAGGGTTAAACATACTTTAATTATTAATTTAGACCGAAAATGGCCCTCGTTTAGTCTGTTTCACATTTTAGAGAGGGGAGGATTAAATCTTTTCAGAGAAAAGATAGGTGCTTTCACACTTGATTATCAATCATCTTATATCAAGGGCCTAAAGAAGTAAGCTAAAGTATAAAACCACATGGGTTTAGATACTTTTTAAAAATATTGTAAAAAAAATGTTTTTAGGCAAGACGCATAAATATATGGCTTTATAGTCGACAAAAATATATTATTTAATTTATAAGGTATAGAAATGATTAATTCATTATTGTTCGCTAGTTCCTCAGGACTGAACGCGACGGATCATCCCCTGGGCTATTTGGCACTCGCGGTTTTCGTCTTATCATATTTGTGTGTAATTTTCGAAGAAATGCTTCATATGAAGAAGTCTAAACCTGTAATGCTAGCGGCTGGTTTAATTTGGATAATTGTAGGTATGATTATCTATAGTAAAACAGATGATACCCCCATCAAACAAGTGAGCGTTGAACATGTTCAAGTTATAGATAGTCATACAGTAGTTAGTGACTCAAAGACGCTTAATTCTAATCATGATGATGCCCATAGAATAGAAGATGGATTAAAAGATTCAGTTCATGGTGATAATGAAGTTAAAGATTCAATTCATGGTGATAATGAAGTTAAAGGTTCAATTCATGGTGATGAAGTGGTGAAAACCGAACGAGAAGAGGCTTTCCATCATTATAACTTAGAAATAAAACATCTTTTGGTAGAGTTTTCCGAATTATTCTTTTTCTTATTTGTCGCAATGACTTTTATTCTCACGATGGAAGATCGAGGTGTTTTCCGAATGTTACGTGCCTTTCTAGTCGGTAAAGGTTATAGCTATAGACAGTTGTTTTGGATTACCGGAGTGATTTCTTTTTTCCTTTCACCAATAGCAGATAACTTAACAACAGCATTAATAATGGGTACAGTGGTATCTCGTATGGCTGATGGTAATAAAAAGTTTTTAATCCCAGCCTTTGTCAATATAGTTGTAGCCGCCAACTCAGGTGGAGCATTTTCTCCCTTCGGTGATATCACAACCTTAATGGTTTGGCAGGCAGGAAAAGTGACTTTCTTTGAGTTCTTTGCTTTATTTCTTCCTTCTGTAGTTAATTTCATTGTACCCGCAACTATTCTTTATTTCTTTGTTCCCAAAGAAAAACCTGCTCCACTTAAAGAAGAAGTTAAAGTTTACTATGGCGCAAAAACTGTCAGTATCTTATTTGTTGTGACCGTAATACTTTCTGTTACACTTCATAATTTTTTTCATATGCCTCCATTCTTGGGGATGATGACAGGTATGTCTTTCCTTCTGATTTATAATTACACTCAAATTATCCAGAATCGTGAAAAGCATAATGGTCAACCAGAAATCAACGTCTTTAAATATATTGAGAAAACAGAATTCGATACATTATTTTTCTTTTTCGGAGTCATCTTCTGTATTGGTGGTTTAGCCTATATAGGTTATATCGATAAATTGGCATCTGTAATGTATGCAGCTGAAGATAAAACGGCTGCCAATGTTATTGCAGGACTTTTATCCGCAGTCATTGACAATATTCCTATGATGTTTGGCGTTCTTAAAATGGATCCCACAATGAGTCATTATCAATGGTTAATGATTACTTTAACTGCTGGTGTAGGTGGTTCAGTATTAGCCTTAGGTTCAGCAGCAGGAGTAGGCTTAATGGGAGTTGCCCGCGGTCAGTACACTTTCATGGCCCACTTAAAATACTCTTGGGTTGTAGTCATCGGCTACGCAGCGGCTGTTTATACACATTATTTAATAAATAGCGGCATGTAAAACTTATCATTTCAAAAAAGCCCTGAGCAATATTGCTCAGGGCTTTTTTTGGATATGATTAGTCGTACAAGATCAAGTATTGAATTAACCTTGATTAAAGCTTTTAGAACCTTAGATATCTAAAATCAGTGTGTCTGGGAATAATGATATACCTAATCTTATGTTCTAAATTGAAGTATCTAAGTAGATCTTGTTTTTTAGGGACCCGTTTACGGTTTGTTTTGTTCCTCAGCTTTCATTTGGCGCTTCAAGTCATCCATTTTTCTATTGTGATTGATGACTTTTGAATCTTCATATGTTTGCAAGTATTCTTCAGAAGGTGCCTTGTGAGGAGGATTCAATTCTTTATCGAGTTTTTGTCGCTCAATAGATCGAGCCGTTTTCTCAGCACGTTTTTCTTTTTCCTGTTGATACTTTGTGTGCGAAGAGTGATGACCACCACAACTGGAGATGACGATAAAAACTATAAAAGTACTAATGAGGGAAAGATCGATGAGTTTCATAATAGACTCCTTTTTACTTTTGCTAACAATATGCTAAAGAATATTTGTTTCCTAGAATAAAATAAAGTTTATAGCTGTATTTAACTAATTATAAACCTTGAGATTTCAGCTACTTTCTATGGGAGATATAAGTGGATTTTATCTATGAAAGGAAATATCGAGAAGTTTTTATATACGTATCGGTTTAAAAGTTTCTTTTTTCTTCTACTTTATAAAAATCAAAGTCAGATTATAAGTAAATATGAATGAGAATACACGATTAACTCTGCTAGAAAAAGTCCGCAATCAACACGATGAAAAATCGTGGGGTGATTTCGTTGACACATATCGCCCCTTTATTTATTCTGTATGTAGAAAAATGAATGTAGCTCACTATGAAGCAGAAGAGCTAACTCAGGATATTTTATTGAAACTATGGGGAAAGCTACCTGAATTTCAATATGAAAAAAATGGTCGTTTTAGAGCTTGGTTATGCACTGTAACAGGCAATCAAGTTAAGAACTTTTTTCGTAGTCATCAGCGCCGCAATGAGCGTGATAAAAAATATTTTGACGAAAGTATTACAGATCCTGAAATAGAAAGTATCACAGAAGAGAGCTGGAAGAAGTATGCAGTATTGCGAGCGTTAGAGAATATACGTCCTTTATTTTCCGAAAAAGTTTTCGATATCTTTAACTTACTTCAGCAGGGAAAAACTCGACCACAAGTGGCTGAATTAATGGATGTAAGCCCCAATCAAGTATCAGTCTACAAAGAGCGCGTTTTACGACGCTTGACTTCAGAAATCAGACGCTTAGATCAGGAATGGGGTTGAGTACTCTTTTAGTCGATTACCTTTAATGTGAAACCTAATTCCTTTTGTAAGTCGATGAGGCTTTGTTTTTGTGCTGTTTTTGAATCAATAGTTAGAGTTTTTAAATACTTCAATTCATTTAAGAAATCAAATTTAGAGATTTTACAGTGAGCAATATTTAAAGTCTCTAAAGGCATATTATACAAAACATAAAAATGAGTTCTTACAGGTGAATAAGAAAGATCTAAACTCGTGAGTTTCATTTCTCTAGTGGGTTCCCATCTTCTCATTAGCTTATTGTGGGATAAGTCTAAGTGATGTTTTTCGTCAATTATTTCAAATTTTATATCTACTGAATCAATGGAGTTGTTGAGCATAATCATTTTTTGAATAATGGGTATTTGTCCTTCATAATCTTTTATTTGTAAAACCTGTTCGCGAAAAAAACAATGCACTTGATGAAGGTCGATAGTAAATAAAGAATTAATTATTTTTATAGTTTCCACAGTGTCTAATTTATTTTGGTCCGAGTTCTTTATATCGACAAAATGTTGAGCTATTTCTAAAAGTTTATTATCTTTGTAGACTTCTCCTTTTTGTAGATATGTAATAGCTTTATTAAATTCTTGCCGGTAAAAATAAATCCGTCCATATGATGTGTAAATAGATTTTAATTGTTTTTTATTGAGTTTATTATGAGGAATCGAATCAAGTAGTTCTAGTGCGAGTGTACTCGTATGGGAACTAATGAGTTGGTTAGCTTGTCGAATAAAGTAATCAGCCCCCATAGAAGCAATTTTCATACGGCTAGACTTTTCAATATCGTAAAGCTCTAGTGCATTCTCGGCTCTATCTCGTTCTGATGCAGTTTGTTTTTCTTTATTTTTAAGTGAATATACATAGAAAATAGAGAGTACGGAAATGAGTATTAGACAGAGTAAAGAAGTAAAACTCAGTGCTTTATGTCTGATTAAAAAGAGTGTTATTTGTTTATTAATCGAAGCTGCTTCAGCTTTGGGTGCAAAGCCAGATAAATAAGCGCGAACATCATTGATTAATTCCGCACAATTATGATAGCGATGTTGATGATTGTGAGCCATCGCTTTAAGGCATATAGCCTCTAGTCCTAAAGGGGTCTGGTGATTGATTTCACGGGGTGCAGGAGCATCCTGAGTAGGGTTTTTTTGAGTGAGTATTTTATAGAGCAGGGCGCCTAAGGAATAAATATCTTGACTAATACTGATCTCATCGCCAGCATGCTGTTCAGGTGACATGAAACCTGATGTTCCCTTACTAATGGGAGAAGTAAATTGTCCCAATTCTTGCTCGAGTAAGGAATTACTTAGTATTTGTGCTGAGCCCCAGTCTGAAACAAAAACTTCACCAAAGTCACCTAAAAGAATATTGTCATCTTTGAGGTCCCTGTGTATAGCACCCTTTGAATGAGCGTAGTCCATCGCCTCGCAAATCTTAAGAAAAATTTCGATCAAAGTAAAAAGGTTATTCGCGGAGTCCGCAAGTAAATGACTAAGTTTTTTATGGGTGCAGAGCTTCATTGTGAAAAATGGAGTGCCATCTTGGCGATAGCCCAAATTATAGACTTGAATAATATTAGGGTGCTGAAGCGAAGCATTTAGCCGTGCTTCTTCGAGAAAACTGCGCACTTGTTCTTTTGTCAAGTTTTCATTTGGCAGAGCGAGGGCAATAGAGCGCCCGCTACTTAAATCTAGTGCTTTGCGAATTGTTTTACTTGAGCCACAGCCGATATCTTCCATCTCGGTATAGCGATCTTCTGAGCTTTCATGACCGAGAGCAACATCAAATAAATCCGATGAGGTAGATTCTAGTTGTTTATAAAATTCTTCTGGGTTCATTTTGACTTTATTGGTTTCGGTGAAGAATAGAAGGAGGCTGAATCTGCTGATCTTTGAAGGCTTTCATTATTCGTAAATTGAGATCGGTTTCAAATGCAGCTTCATATTGAGTATCCAAAACGTAAGCTTTGACGCGAACTCGGTAAGCCATATAACTCTCTATAATTACTTGTTTAACCAAGACGACTATAGGTTTTGGCAAGCATACATAATGACTACTAGAGGTCGCTTCATTAGCAATATTACATGCCGTTTCAATATCCTGATCTAGACCAATGTAAAAGTCGATAGTCATTTGCATGGATAGCTCACCATAGTTCCCGCAGACGGTGACATCACTAAGGAATTTATTATTTGGAATCGTCACGGTATCATCAGTTAAAGTTTGCATACGTACAGAACGTAAACCGATGGCGGTTATATCACCATACTGACCATCGAAAGTTATACGGTCACCGACCTGGAAGGGGCGATCAACCATGATCATTAAGCCCGCGATAAATGACGCTATTAAATCTTTTATAGCAAAGCCAAATGAAACCGCTAAAGTACCTCCAATAATGCTTAATAACTGCTCATTAATTCTGAAGCTTAGTAAAAACACAGTAATGGCGACGCCAACGTAAATAAAGAACTGTGCAATTGTTTCGATTTTATGAAAGAGCATTCGTTTTTGAGGTATTTGGAGACTGAAGCGTTCAACTAATCGATGCATTAAGCGAAGAATCATAATCGTCAAAATAATTAGCGTTAAAGAAAAAATAACTCCACTGATTCTCACAAAGCGGGTAACTTTACTTAAGCTCAATTCACTGGCTTCATCAGCGCTGGCGGCTATCGTTTTCTTGATTATTTCTGAAGATTCATTTAATGCTTTTATTGGTTGAGAAGACTCAGAGTCAAGATCTGAATCTTTGATCTCCTTATTTTCAATACTTGAGGTTGTGGATGATGACTTTACTTGATCTTTTTTTAGTTCTGAAGAAGCTTCTTCAGCTTGAGAAAAACCATCCTTTTGAACGGGTACTTGAGCTTTAAGATCAGAAAGAGAAAAAAAGAGAAAAATAGTGCTGAGAAATAAAATATATCGCATAATGATTATTTAGATAAAAGGTGTTGACGTTGAAGGATGGTGATAATGGGTCTGAACCAACGAATTGAAATGTGATAAAATTCATTGTGTTCTTCGATAAAACCATGAAACAGTAAAAGGTGAATACAGTCATCGACGAGAGATTTTTTTTCTGCAGATGAGAGCCTTAGATCTTCTTTATTAGTAGAGCCCATTTGAACAATACTGCGTAACACAAAGTAAGTTAAGGCTGGCATGGATTCTAGCTCAGCCAAAGAAGGCGGATTAAATAAGCGAACTTCTATTTTGTCGGAGTTTTTTTGCTTGTATAGTGATAAGTTAAAACAATAAAGCGCAACACTAGGGTTACCCTCAGAGTAATCATTAAGTATACGATAGTAACTGAGGTCCTTTTTTCTACGGCCGTCAATCTGTGGACCATCAAGATGACGTGGAATAACTAAGCCTTGAAAAGAGATGCTATGACCTTGCTCCTTAATCCTGGATGAAATCATTGTTTTTAATTGATGTATTTCCCACTTAGGAAGCTTTGTAACTGATTCAAAAAGTATTTTTTTAGCTCGGACTCTTTTTAAAAACTGCCAGGCTTCACTGTCAATAGAGACAATCCACCTAATAGATTCTTGTTCTTTTCTAATTAATTTGATAAAATCATCGATGACTTCTATGCCGCCAATCTGAGCTTTTTGCACTAAATGGATGTCATCAATGAAAATCACTGCTTTTTGGATCTTAT from Lentisphaera profundi harbors:
- a CDS encoding adenylate/guanylate cyclase domain-containing protein encodes the protein MTSFVEIVNKDKSTQQVHCLPITPIGRDSTNVVQLSDPLCSRNHAVINYVGKDKYYLIDMGSRNGVYLNNQRINNPMLLSDRDSLTIGTTKMIFHKHENSPVSGLKSYQHSDVQVSPEIRSVIILVADIRNFTQMSETLPIETLTNAMTYWFKATRNIIERNFGVVDKFIGDCVLAKWELKHPDPAAVPLILDAAYDIHRLTKTLPKIHPEVPDNIDIGCGINMGSVAMSENTILGDVVNTAFRLEEASKTLHGNIVMNHCFSSLNDSDILKREYKIAVKGKSRRLMVSSLSFEELENWLKTNPNPFRP
- the nhaD gene encoding sodium:proton antiporter NhaD; its protein translation is MINSLLFASSSGLNATDHPLGYLALAVFVLSYLCVIFEEMLHMKKSKPVMLAAGLIWIIVGMIIYSKTDDTPIKQVSVEHVQVIDSHTVVSDSKTLNSNHDDAHRIEDGLKDSVHGDNEVKDSIHGDNEVKGSIHGDEVVKTEREEAFHHYNLEIKHLLVEFSELFFFLFVAMTFILTMEDRGVFRMLRAFLVGKGYSYRQLFWITGVISFFLSPIADNLTTALIMGTVVSRMADGNKKFLIPAFVNIVVAANSGGAFSPFGDITTLMVWQAGKVTFFEFFALFLPSVVNFIVPATILYFFVPKEKPAPLKEEVKVYYGAKTVSILFVVTVILSVTLHNFFHMPPFLGMMTGMSFLLIYNYTQIIQNREKHNGQPEINVFKYIEKTEFDTLFFFFGVIFCIGGLAYIGYIDKLASVMYAAEDKTAANVIAGLLSAVIDNIPMMFGVLKMDPTMSHYQWLMITLTAGVGGSVLALGSAAGVGLMGVARGQYTFMAHLKYSWVVVIGYAAAVYTHYLINSGM
- a CDS encoding RNA polymerase sigma factor, producing MNENTRLTLLEKVRNQHDEKSWGDFVDTYRPFIYSVCRKMNVAHYEAEELTQDILLKLWGKLPEFQYEKNGRFRAWLCTVTGNQVKNFFRSHQRRNERDKKYFDESITDPEIESITEESWKKYAVLRALENIRPLFSEKVFDIFNLLQQGKTRPQVAELMDVSPNQVSVYKERVLRRLTSEIRRLDQEWG
- a CDS encoding serine/threonine-protein kinase; translation: MNPEEFYKQLESTSSDLFDVALGHESSEDRYTEMEDIGCGSSKTIRKALDLSSGRSIALALPNENLTKEQVRSFLEEARLNASLQHPNIIQVYNLGYRQDGTPFFTMKLCTHKKLSHLLADSANNLFTLIEIFLKICEAMDYAHSKGAIHRDLKDDNILLGDFGEVFVSDWGSAQILSNSLLEQELGQFTSPISKGTSGFMSPEQHAGDEISISQDIYSLGALLYKILTQKNPTQDAPAPREINHQTPLGLEAICLKAMAHNHQHRYHNCAELINDVRAYLSGFAPKAEAASINKQITLFLIRHKALSFTSLLCLILISVLSIFYVYSLKNKEKQTASERDRAENALELYDIEKSSRMKIASMGADYFIRQANQLISSHTSTLALELLDSIPHNKLNKKQLKSIYTSYGRIYFYRQEFNKAITYLQKGEVYKDNKLLEIAQHFVDIKNSDQNKLDTVETIKIINSLFTIDLHQVHCFFREQVLQIKDYEGQIPIIQKMIMLNNSIDSVDIKFEIIDEKHHLDLSHNKLMRRWEPTREMKLTSLDLSYSPVRTHFYVLYNMPLETLNIAHCKISKFDFLNELKYLKTLTIDSKTAQKQSLIDLQKELGFTLKVID
- a CDS encoding mechanosensitive ion channel family protein; the protein is MRYILFLSTIFLFFSLSDLKAQVPVQKDGFSQAEEASSELKKDQVKSSSTTSSIENKEIKDSDLDSESSQPIKALNESSEIIKKTIAASADEASELSLSKVTRFVRISGVIFSLTLIILTIMILRLMHRLVERFSLQIPQKRMLFHKIETIAQFFIYVGVAITVFLLSFRINEQLLSIIGGTLAVSFGFAIKDLIASFIAGLMIMVDRPFQVGDRITFDGQYGDITAIGLRSVRMQTLTDDTVTIPNNKFLSDVTVCGNYGELSMQMTIDFYIGLDQDIETACNIANEATSSSHYVCLPKPIVVLVKQVIIESYMAYRVRVKAYVLDTQYEAAFETDLNLRIMKAFKDQQIQPPSILHRNQ